The following are encoded together in the Capsulimonas corticalis genome:
- a CDS encoding WD40 repeat domain-containing protein, whose amino-acid sequence MKLAIVLLAWGLACPIASGAQSPAGQYLVWTMHHPQGVSSLAFSPDGKLLVAAYGDDGAGGMALWNLVSRKLVWRIEKRYGFTQVAFLGDGSRILSLDDSDTPRTLRIWDVKTHGVLKSAPNPKHLTIICFAIAPNGGSVALGTGDVERQQPPQIIIWDMKTGAYRLITTFENADSVTSLSFSPDGGVVAGGGGDWDGDTSQIKIRDLTARRTMADLFPVSEGAPVQVAFAPMGRLLAVAGDFIGLLDTIGKRKYRLPLQSDAHAVAFSPLGEYLASDDLDKNNHALIKLWLVKTRHLVTTIKTNSDAQINALSISPHGRLLAAASQDGSVRLWRLTPAGEESSAIQSSGR is encoded by the coding sequence ATGAAATTGGCGATCGTGTTGTTGGCGTGGGGTCTTGCGTGTCCGATCGCTTCGGGAGCGCAGTCTCCGGCGGGACAGTATCTGGTCTGGACGATGCATCATCCTCAGGGTGTTTCTTCACTCGCGTTTTCGCCGGATGGGAAACTGCTCGTGGCGGCGTATGGAGATGATGGCGCAGGCGGCATGGCGCTTTGGAATCTCGTGTCGAGGAAATTGGTGTGGCGGATTGAGAAACGCTATGGATTTACTCAGGTCGCGTTTCTGGGTGACGGCTCGCGTATTTTGAGCCTTGATGATTCGGATACCCCACGGACGCTGCGGATCTGGGATGTCAAAACGCATGGGGTGCTAAAGAGCGCGCCCAATCCGAAGCATCTTACGATCATCTGCTTCGCCATTGCGCCGAATGGGGGCAGCGTCGCCCTGGGAACTGGGGATGTCGAACGGCAGCAGCCTCCGCAGATTATCATTTGGGATATGAAGACCGGTGCGTATCGGCTGATCACCACGTTTGAAAACGCGGACAGTGTGACATCACTGAGCTTTTCACCGGACGGCGGCGTTGTTGCCGGAGGGGGTGGAGATTGGGATGGAGATACATCCCAAATCAAAATACGAGATTTGACGGCGCGGCGGACAATGGCCGATCTATTTCCTGTCTCCGAGGGCGCTCCGGTCCAAGTCGCGTTTGCGCCCATGGGGAGACTTCTTGCGGTAGCGGGAGATTTTATCGGATTGCTTGACACAATCGGCAAGCGGAAGTATCGACTGCCGCTTCAGAGCGATGCCCACGCCGTCGCCTTTTCGCCGCTCGGCGAATACCTTGCGTCCGATGATCTCGATAAAAACAACCATGCGCTGATCAAGCTCTGGCTCGTCAAAACCCGCCATTTGGTGACGACGATCAAGACGAATAGTGACGCGCAAATCAATGCCCTGTCGATTTCCCCGCACGGGAGGCTGCTGGCGGCGGCATCGCAGGACGGAAGCGTGCGATTGTGGCGGCTGACGCCGGCTGGGGAAGAGTCGAGTGCAATTCAAAGTTCAGGTAGGTAA
- a CDS encoding IS1 family transposase — protein MELDEIWSFVLRRKSKRWVWLAMCRRTRQIVAYAIGDRGRKTCRILRERIPEAYKTSLMFTDFWDAYQTVLPDEQHVITDKGDGETNHIERFNNVLRQRLARFVRRTLSFSKIDTMHDNCLRLFLHEYNLLIKNST, from the coding sequence ATGGAACTTGATGAAATCTGGTCGTTCGTGTTGCGCCGTAAGAGTAAACGGTGGGTTTGGCTGGCGATGTGTCGCCGCACTCGCCAAATCGTAGCCTATGCTATCGGCGATCGTGGCCGAAAGACTTGCCGTATTCTGCGGGAGCGTATTCCCGAGGCGTACAAGACAAGCTTAATGTTCACGGACTTCTGGGACGCCTACCAAACCGTTCTGCCTGACGAGCAGCATGTTATCACAGACAAGGGCGATGGTGAAACCAATCACATCGAACGGTTCAATAATGTGCTGCGCCAGCGGCTGGCTCGGTTCGTGCGGCGAACCCTGTCGTTCTCCAAAATCGACACGATGCATGACAATTGCCTGAGGCTGTTTTTGCACGAGTACAATCTGCTCATCAAGAATAGCACATGA
- a CDS encoding aldo/keto reductase, translating into MKYKLLGRSGLRVSEICLGTMTFGEDWGWGASKDESQAVFDAFVSAGGNFIDTANLYTNGSSEKITGELIAHDRDRFVLATKFSLQDTPGAPANAGNPNAAGNHRKNLRRSVEGSLKRLGTDYIDLLWLHAWDFTTPVEEVMQSLDDLVRAGKVNYVGVSDTPAWIVSQANTLAELRGWSPFVALQIEYSLIERTPERDLIPMANALGLSVTPWSPLGMGVLTGKYNDSTQQAGTRLGAADGNFGDNQFASILSERNLAIARTVSDVAAEIGKTPSQVALAWLLAQGPSVIPIIGTRKVHQLVDNLGSVDITLTADQLATLDAASKIELGFPHDMIASPMVRSFVTAGNDDAIVKR; encoded by the coding sequence ATGAAATACAAACTGTTAGGACGCAGCGGACTGCGCGTTTCGGAGATTTGTCTGGGAACAATGACCTTCGGGGAAGACTGGGGCTGGGGCGCGTCCAAGGACGAGAGCCAGGCGGTTTTCGACGCCTTTGTTTCTGCAGGCGGAAACTTCATCGACACCGCCAATCTCTACACAAACGGCAGCAGCGAGAAGATCACCGGCGAGCTGATCGCGCATGACCGGGATCGCTTCGTCCTCGCGACCAAGTTCTCGCTGCAGGACACTCCCGGCGCGCCCGCGAACGCTGGCAATCCCAACGCGGCGGGCAACCACCGCAAAAACCTACGTCGGTCCGTCGAAGGCAGCTTGAAGCGGCTCGGCACGGATTATATCGACCTGCTCTGGCTGCACGCCTGGGACTTCACCACACCGGTCGAGGAAGTGATGCAGTCGCTCGACGATCTCGTGCGGGCAGGCAAAGTGAACTACGTCGGCGTCTCGGACACACCTGCGTGGATCGTCTCGCAGGCCAACACCCTTGCCGAGCTGCGCGGGTGGTCGCCGTTTGTCGCCCTGCAAATCGAGTACAGCCTGATTGAGCGGACGCCCGAGCGCGACTTAATCCCCATGGCGAACGCCCTGGGGCTCAGCGTCACCCCTTGGTCGCCCCTCGGGATGGGAGTGCTCACCGGCAAGTATAACGACTCAACACAGCAGGCCGGAACCCGCCTCGGCGCGGCCGATGGGAATTTCGGAGACAACCAGTTTGCGAGTATCCTGTCCGAGCGCAACCTCGCCATCGCGCGGACCGTATCGGACGTCGCCGCCGAAATCGGCAAAACCCCATCCCAGGTCGCCCTCGCCTGGCTGCTGGCGCAAGGTCCCAGCGTCATTCCCATCATCGGCACGCGTAAAGTCCACCAGCTCGTCGACAACCTCGGCAGCGTGGACATTACCCTCACCGCCGACCAGCTCGCGACGCTCGACGCCGCCAGCAAAATCGAGCTCGGCTTCCCGCACGACATGATCGCCTCCCCTATGGTCCGCAGCTTCGTCACCGCCGGCAACGACGACGCCATCGTCAAGCGATAA
- a CDS encoding AraC family transcriptional regulator: MTPPLTPQEELAALIERFTNGDGAFPTAIGPLSLYRLSEPSLPVSGAFRPVSGLFQPSLCVVAQGRKRVTLADETYVYDTAHCLLMSVDLPLFAEVMEATPEKPCLSMRLDLDAGEIGALIVEADRKMGKAAASGRGVAVSPIDGSLLGAVVRLLRLLETPDDIPILAPMAIREIYYRLLRGEHGARLCQIALENSQTQRIARAIDWLGRHFDKPVHIDDIAREANMSPAGLHRHFKAVTAMSPLQYQKHLRLEAARRLMLREDLDAATAGLQVGYESPSQFSREYRRLYGAPPLRDLARLRGS; this comes from the coding sequence ATGACACCACCACTCACACCACAAGAAGAGCTTGCGGCGCTGATCGAGCGCTTTACGAACGGGGATGGGGCGTTTCCGACGGCAATCGGGCCGCTGAGTCTGTATCGACTTTCGGAGCCGTCGCTGCCGGTGTCCGGGGCGTTCCGGCCGGTTTCGGGCTTGTTCCAGCCGTCGTTATGCGTGGTGGCGCAGGGGCGGAAGCGGGTGACCCTGGCGGATGAGACTTATGTGTATGATACGGCGCATTGCCTACTGATGTCCGTGGACCTGCCGTTGTTTGCGGAGGTGATGGAGGCGACGCCGGAGAAGCCGTGTTTGAGCATGCGGCTGGATCTGGACGCCGGGGAGATCGGCGCGCTGATCGTGGAGGCGGACCGGAAGATGGGAAAGGCGGCGGCGTCCGGGCGCGGCGTGGCCGTCAGTCCGATTGACGGTTCGCTGCTGGGCGCCGTGGTGCGTCTGCTGCGTCTGCTGGAGACGCCGGACGATATTCCCATTCTGGCCCCAATGGCGATCCGGGAGATCTACTATCGGCTGCTGCGAGGTGAGCATGGCGCGCGGCTCTGCCAGATCGCTTTGGAAAACAGTCAGACCCAGCGGATCGCGCGGGCGATTGATTGGCTGGGACGGCACTTCGACAAACCCGTGCATATTGACGACATCGCGCGGGAGGCAAATATGAGCCCGGCGGGTCTGCACCGTCATTTCAAAGCCGTGACGGCGATGAGTCCGCTTCAATATCAGAAGCATCTGCGTCTGGAGGCCGCCCGCCGACTGATGCTGCGGGAAGACCTGGACGCCGCGACCGCCGGACTGCAAGTTGGTTACGAAAGCCCGTCCCAGTTCAGCCGCGAATACCGCCGATTATACGGCGCGCCGCCGCTGCGGGATCTGGCGCGCCTGCGAGGATCGTGA
- a CDS encoding tetratricopeptide repeat protein yields the protein MNNDWKTSIGLICEQGNVLFDQNDFHGALVQYIKAIQAVPQPAEAWEETTWILSAIGDSYYQMQNYERAREAFTDAITCPGGLGNPFIHLRLREAQLELGNESRAKDELARAYMGGGPEIFDSEPVKYIEFLRRYMNIP from the coding sequence ATGAATAACGATTGGAAAACGAGTATCGGATTAATTTGCGAGCAGGGGAATGTTCTGTTCGATCAGAACGATTTTCATGGGGCGCTCGTACAATATATAAAAGCGATCCAGGCCGTTCCGCAGCCTGCGGAGGCATGGGAAGAGACGACGTGGATCTTGTCGGCGATTGGCGATTCTTACTATCAAATGCAAAATTATGAGCGCGCTCGGGAAGCCTTTACGGATGCAATCACCTGCCCTGGAGGACTCGGGAATCCGTTCATCCATCTGCGGCTGCGTGAGGCGCAGTTGGAACTCGGAAATGAATCGCGCGCCAAGGACGAACTGGCGCGCGCTTACATGGGCGGCGGGCCGGAGATTTTTGATTCGGAGCCGGTGAAATACATCGAGTTTCTTCGTCGGTACATGAACATCCCGTAG
- a CDS encoding ankyrin repeat domain-containing protein, with translation MKRRRELDKVIETGDAVRLSALLQAGGDNEEHNHLGWTPLMSTAYKGNLNAMRALISAGADRYTLTRDGECALHIAARGGQADAIRYLISLGLNVNATDHYGEVTPLHIAAAGSRHDIASEACAALLDAGAKIDARNKDGATPLYFASLSMREKVSRFLVSRGADTNVRASKGRTALITVTKLAMKPETASLLVEIGAELDIQDDDGCTALIYAARHTTIGFLDILINAGANPLLQNNEGKTALDIAEEIARTSSSGHSETIAILRRAMI, from the coding sequence ATGAAGCGCAGAAGAGAATTGGATAAAGTGATCGAAACGGGAGACGCCGTACGGCTATCAGCTCTACTGCAAGCCGGAGGCGATAACGAAGAGCACAATCACCTCGGCTGGACACCGCTGATGTCGACGGCGTACAAAGGCAACCTCAATGCAATGCGCGCCCTGATCTCCGCCGGCGCGGATCGATATACTCTAACCCGAGACGGAGAGTGCGCCCTGCACATCGCAGCTCGTGGCGGCCAGGCGGACGCAATCCGTTACCTTATCAGCTTGGGGCTAAATGTGAACGCTACAGACCATTATGGAGAAGTCACGCCGTTGCACATCGCAGCAGCAGGGTCAAGGCATGACATCGCCTCGGAAGCCTGCGCCGCGCTCCTGGATGCTGGAGCTAAAATCGACGCGCGAAACAAAGACGGCGCTACACCACTTTACTTTGCGTCTCTCAGTATGCGCGAAAAAGTCAGTAGGTTTCTTGTAAGCCGCGGCGCGGACACAAACGTCCGCGCTTCAAAGGGCCGAACCGCACTCATCACGGTCACCAAACTGGCGATGAAACCGGAAACCGCATCACTACTCGTAGAGATTGGAGCCGAACTCGATATTCAAGACGACGATGGCTGCACCGCCCTGATTTACGCCGCACGCCACACAACCATCGGCTTTTTGGACATCCTAATAAACGCCGGCGCGAACCCACTCCTCCAAAATAACGAAGGCAAAACCGCGCTGGACATCGCGGAGGAAATTGCGCGAACGTCAAGCAGCGGTCACTCGGAAACCATCGCCATTCTGCGCAGAGCGATGATATAA
- a CDS encoding TIGR02452 family protein has translation MKKSTRIQAAQETLAIFEAGRYTAPSGRVVEVRDAQAAAMAGTRLYLPSDFPDPLPLYAKRIGATVIEVTAETTLEAARRLAPSNPMALNFASAKNPGGGFLNGSQAQEESLARSSGLYPCLLHGRPMYDYHRQLGTCLYSDHMIYSPDVPVIREDEGALLDTPYTMSFLTSSAVNAGALYRNEPHNISQIQPTMAERLRKVLWLASEHGHNTLILGAWGCGVFRNDPAMIAGLFAEALGPGAPFDRCFAHVTYAVYDGSENQEVIRAFQTRLS, from the coding sequence ATGAAGAAATCAACACGAATACAAGCCGCGCAGGAGACGCTGGCGATTTTTGAGGCGGGGCGTTACACGGCGCCGTCGGGGCGGGTGGTGGAGGTCCGGGACGCGCAGGCGGCGGCGATGGCGGGAACACGGCTGTACTTGCCGTCGGACTTTCCCGATCCGCTCCCATTGTACGCGAAGCGCATTGGAGCGACGGTGATTGAGGTGACGGCGGAGACGACGCTGGAGGCCGCGCGCCGCCTCGCGCCGTCCAATCCCATGGCGCTCAACTTCGCCTCGGCCAAGAACCCCGGCGGCGGTTTCCTCAATGGCAGCCAGGCGCAGGAAGAATCGCTCGCGCGGTCATCGGGACTGTATCCCTGCCTCCTGCATGGCCGCCCCATGTACGATTATCACCGCCAGCTGGGCACATGCCTGTACTCGGACCACATGATCTACTCACCCGATGTCCCCGTAATCCGCGAGGACGAAGGCGCACTGCTGGACACTCCGTACACAATGTCGTTTCTCACGTCTTCAGCAGTCAACGCCGGTGCGCTCTATCGAAATGAGCCGCACAATATCTCCCAGATACAACCGACGATGGCGGAACGACTGCGTAAAGTCCTCTGGCTGGCCTCGGAACACGGCCACAACACCTTGATCCTCGGCGCATGGGGCTGCGGCGTCTTCAGAAACGATCCCGCCATGATCGCCGGCCTCTTCGCCGAAGCCCTCGGCCCCGGCGCCCCCTTCGATCGCTGCTTTGCACACGTCACCTACGCGGTCTATGACGGCAGCGAAAACCAGGAAGTCATCCGCGCCTTTCAAACCCGCCTGAGCTGA